The genomic window CATGCGTCAGTTTTTTCCTCTACTTCCTTTCACCaacgggagggagggatggagcaaaggaaggagggagagttaCTGCATGATGGCTAGGAACTTGCTCTCCTCGGCGAGGGTGGTGAGCAGGGAGCTCATGTCCCCGATGGCCATGTTACTGAGGTTGGAGGGCATCATGCCCGCGGTGCTGTGGAAGGTGGCGGAGACCCGGGGCGTGGTGAGGCGGGACGAGTTCCGGGACATGCCCTGGAAGATGGAGGGGCTGATCACCCCCGACACCAGACTACCCTGGTCATAGCCCACCCGCACGTCCTCTATCATGGCTCCGAAATCCAGCGGCAACACGTTGTCTAGCACGTTGACCAAGCCGCCCGCGCGGCTGTCCACCGTGCTTGTCACCTGGTCAGCCAccggggagaggagggaggccaCGACCGAGGAGTCCCCGCCTAGCCCCACCTGCTCGTTCATGGTCTCCAGCAGACACTGCTCCTCCATTGGAGAGAAAGACGAGGTCTTGGTCTCCAGCGGGTCAAAGCACACAGCCTGGTCGCTGAAGCTCTGGTCCAGGTAGCCCTGGTCGGGAGCCTCCAGCTTCAGCCCGGACACCTGGTGGGCCAGGGAGCAGTGACTGGCTTGGTTCCTCAGACTCTGCTGCTGCTGGGTGAGGTTCTGCTGGGTAAGGTTTACATGGCTACCGTTGGTGGTGCTCTGTTGGGCATTCAGGTACTGCTGTGGTCTGGCGGGGTGCCTATAGCTGCTGTTGGCCTGCTGCAGGCGGGGGGCGGGGGcttgggggtggtggtggagcgCTGGGGCCTGTGAGAGGCTGTCCACGGAGGCCCGGCTGAGGAGCAGGTTGTCTCCAATCTGCCTGGAGATTCCATGGTTCTGGGTCTGGTACTGCTGCTGGCTGTAGCCCTGGGGCAGAGGCCTCACAGAGATCTGGGAGAAGTCAGGCCGGCCGAAAGTGTGTGTGGGGTTGTGGCCGTTCCCTCTCATCTCCATGCAGGAGTGGGTGGTCGCCTCTAGCTTCACCCCGCCATTGACTCTGCATAGGGGTTGGGGCTGGCCTGGCTGGGCACAGTGGTTCTGGAAGTCTctggtagtaactgtctgttgTTGCTGCTGCACCACCATGTTCCCAAACCTCCCGAATGATGAACCGGCACCCAGACCTTGGTGCTGCTCTGTGGCGGCCCATCGGCCACACCTCTGCTGGGCCTGGACCTGGGGCTGCCTCTGGGGGGACCTCTCAGCACTCCCTGAGCTGACCTCGTTCCACTGAATGGGCATGCCGTCTTTACTGgggccctctctctccagtccctgctgctgttGGTGGCGCTGCTGGAGACTGTGGATGCACTGGTTCAGCCCTGGGCCCTGGTCCTGTAACTCCCCTCCAGGGAGATGGCCGTTGTCCCCAGCCACATGGTTCTCCATGTGGTTGTTGTAGGAGTCTGCCTGGTCCTGTGAGCGGAGGTACTGCACCAGGTCGTCAGGCAGCATGTCCTCATCCCCCAGCAGCAgggctccctcctcctccatagcCAGGGCCTCCAGGGCCGCATGCTCCATGATACTGGGGGGGCAGGGAGAGGAAAGCAGGCCCCCTCTCTGGAGATTCCCCTCTGAGCGTGTGTAGTTCTGCAGGCTGAAGCTGCGGCCCTCTGCCGTGGGATGCTGGAGGCCTGCTAGAGGGGGAAGTGGGTGGATGTTGTTAAGGCTAGTGAAGCGCTGGACCTGGGGCAGCCCGAGGAACTCCGGGTGGGTTTGCTGAGGCTGGGTCCGCACGGGGTCGCTAGCCCTCCGGTCCGGGCCGTTCCCCGGGCCCTCGCCGGGGTAATAGCCCCTACGCCGGTAGTCTCGGTACCCGCAGTGGCCCCCGTACCCATTGGTGGTGCTGCCGTCGCTGCAGCGGCGCGGCCTGACCAGTGGGGGCAGCGCGTGGTTGCCTCCACATCCGTCTTGGCCATCGCCCATCATGGCCATGCGGGTCTTCAGGCTCATGCGCTCCATGTTGGGCAGCGGCGTGGGGGGTGGGCCGCCCGTGGCAGCAGCGTACTTGGCCTTCAGGTGGTAGTGCTGCGCCGGCGTGAGGTTGAGCATACCCTTGGAGCCTCCCCCGACGCCCGCCCACCCTCCACCCACAAacactccacctcctcccccgCACTGGCTGGCCTCGCTGGAACGGCGTGAGGCATCAGTGGAGATGGGGTCATAGGAGTCGGTGGAGCTAAGGTTGTGGTGGCGGCGGTGGTGACCAGGGGTGTTGGCCGCCTCGCTCTGGGACGCCTGGCTGGAGCGCCGTGACGAGAAGCACGGAGAGATGCCCGAGGAGCGCCGGCTGCTGCTCAGGTAGGCCGAGCTGGTGGCGCTGCCACTGCTGTCCCGCCGGTCACCGTGCTCGATGCCGCGGAGCAGGCTGAGCACCGTCAGCTCTGTGCTACCCAGCTCGGGACGAGGAGGAGGCTGGGATAACCTGCCCAGGCATgaacctgagagagagggggggagtgagagagcgagggaagacggggagagaggaaaagagagagagaaagagacagagggtggaaGGGAAAAGGAGGGGCGGTGGAAGTGTATGTGGGGgggaaacagagaaagagggggagaaagagagagtgtggagagagagaaagatgaacacAATATAAGTGAGGAGAGATCCCTCAGACAGATGCAACCTTCTCACAAACACAGTTTGGCCATGAAATTCTATTACATGCTCTAATCACTGATGtgatatatgatgtgatatgatATGGGTTTGATTCTGATTTCCAGCGGAACATTTGTTAAGCCTGTGAATTCAAGTCCGATCTGCAGGGAGGGAAATTCCAGGTAATCAAACCGCGATCTGCTGAGACATTTGGAGTTCTTTTCACAACCCAATACTAGTGTCAATATTATTGTACATATCTATTGGCCTTTACAGTGTTCAGGGATGTTTAATACTGATATTGAATGTCCATGGAGTAAAACACACTTCTCAGCCGAAGTCTCTGTAATGAAACACTATTATTCTTTGTGTGACATAAGCATGGCCTCAGAGGACCAGGACAGGGTGGTGGATATGAGCATGGTGGATCCTTACCCAGCACGGCAGGTCCCTTGGGTGGCGGTGTGGGGGACAGGGGGCCCACCCTGGGCACAagggctcctcctcctccattcacCTGCTTCAGCCTCTCCATCTTCATGTGCTCCATCCATCTCATGGGCCGGCCCACGTTCCTCCTCGCCTGCAGCGCCAACGTAGCCGCCGTGGCTGTCGACACCGTGGAGTCCATTATGGGGGCGTCACGGCCCCCCTCCAACTCCTccaaaccctcctcctcctccagctcctcgtCTTCCTCTCCCGGCCCCTCGCCCAGTCCCACCACCCCTCCCCTCACAGCAAGCTGGACTCCATGGCTGGGATAGGCGCTGATGGGGGACTGGTCACTGCTGCATGTAGACTGACCGCCAGGGCTTGGCTGAGACGTCTGTGTGGGGGGCGGGTGTAAGGGTATAGGGAGGATCAAGTAAAAGATGAGAAGAAGTAGAATCGATTATTACCAAGTACACGTGACACACTGAGAACACGTTCATTTTCTCAAAGGTCTGCGAAATATGATTAAAACACACGATGACACCATGTGATGCAGCTGCCTGAGACATGCTTTCCACaggagtaaacaacaacacaatggcATTTCTGATTGTGATTGGTCATATTAATTCATTGAGTCCGGGCATGACCTACCACCTTCATATCTACAGACCAGGTTTGCATTTAACTGTCATTGCAGCAGTAGACATGAACACAGAGCACGGTTTGTCCATTGGTTTGTCCAATGTCTTCTGTTTTGTAAACAACGTCAACTGAATCACAGAAGCGTGAGTAACGCCTCCCCTGTGTGTCGTCCAATGGACCGGTCCAGACTATAACAAACACTCCTGTGAAGGTAGTGGGATATAGACTATTTTCAGACAAGGGGGTGGGGGTGGACAAAGGCTTCTTTTCAGCCTAACTAAGGCCTAATTGGGTTGTTTACTCTGATTTACCCAAAATGGAGATCAGTGAAGAGAAAAATATTCACTTTTTGGCACGGTGCAAAACTGCAAAGCGAGACATTCCTTTCCTGTAGTTTGAATGGTCCGGTCTCCACCAAATGCATTCGGCTGCACAATAGAGCCCCCGGCAGTGTTGGGCATACTTTTAATACACATAAACAATGTTGGAAATACACTTAGTTCTGCCCCAAGGTATTTCACTTTTGCTCTCCAAAATAAGAAAACGTTTTGATGAGAATGAAGATTTCTCATTGCCACATTGCAATGtgtaaaagagagaaaaagacgtAGCGGCCGTGACCGTGGACAGTTTTCTAAAGACGTCTAATGAGCTAAATGATGATGCCACAAGGGAGGAGGATAAAAGGTAAACAGACTCATTTTGAATGAAATGGCTACTGAAAGGATGTTAATAACAAGGTGAATGAGGCACAAGGGTTTTTACAAATGCAATATGGCAACATGAAGGGACACCTATCTCACCTGATTACCCACtgtccatagagagagagagagagagagagagagagagagagaaagggaagagcaAAGCACGGCGCATTGGACAAAAGAAAACATTCATTTGTTATAGTGTTATTCGTAAGAGGTTAGATCACACGTAAAACCCATGTGCTGTACACGTCCCTGGCTGACGTCCCAGTAATCATGTTCGGTTTAAGTGAGCATCATGGTATAGTACATGGTTAGAGTTAAAGTGAATAtatactgagtataccaaacattaggaacaccatttagttgcaccccccccccttttaccctcagaacagcctcaattcgtcagggtatttggtattttattaggatccccattagctgttgtaaaagcagcagctactcttcctggattctacaaagtgtcgaaagtgttccacagggatgctggcccatgttgactccaatgcttcccacatttgtgtcaagttggctggatgtcctttgacacaaatcagtgcgcctggcatctactaccataccccgttcaaaggcacttaaatcactgtct from Oncorhynchus mykiss isolate Arlee chromosome 15, USDA_OmykA_1.1, whole genome shotgun sequence includes these protein-coding regions:
- the LOC110489888 gene encoding transcriptional activator GLI3 isoform X3, producing METQSQASSAAEKKKRVETIVATKGSSARADISEKAVASSTTSNEDESSGTPYHHHHHHHRERRNAISTQAPTPGPPGSKLGEEPSTSTEERPPLVKKELHSSLPHLVDHGLPYRGTLFAMDPRNGYLDSHYAPPQFFPAFHPPVPIDDRHAQGRYIYEPSPVPPLHVLCRPPSLAGSPAFSDISLIRISPHRNPSVGAESPFNPPHPYINPYMDYIRSLHSSPSLSMISAARGLSPADGLTTAEYYHQMALLAGHRSPYTDLLPSVASTAGATSSALHMEYLQAVESSRFPSPRLTARPSRKRALPISPLSEHSFDLQTMIRSSPNSLVTILNNSRSSSSTNGSYGHLSAGAISPALSFAYPPTPVALQMHQQLLGRQPGIVGSAFGHSPPLIHPSPAFATQRPVPGIPPPGLTPSERSVISNDSSQTKPTSESAVSSTGDPMHHKRSKIKPDEELLSPGAVCCQDHPDGMTLVKEEGDKDDSKQEPEVVYETNCHWESCHREFDTQEQLVHHINNDHIHGEKKEFVCHWDECSREQKPFKAQYMLVVHMRRHTGEKPHRCTFEGCPKAYSRLENLKTHLRSHTGEKPYVCEHEGCNKAFSNASDRAKHQNRTHSNEKPYVCKIPGCTKRYTDPSSLRKHVKTVHGPEAHVTKKQRSDAFPRPPPQSREGGNGQGRSPGQLGGYADQREYNHATSKQDECLQVKSIKTEKPMTSQPSPGGQSTCSSDQSPISAYPSHGVQLAVRGGVVGLGEGPGEEDEELEEEEGLEELEGGRDAPIMDSTVSTATAATLALQARRNVGRPMRWMEHMKMERLKQVNGGGGALVPRVGPLSPTPPPKGPAVLGSCLGRLSQPPPRPELGSTELTVLSLLRGIEHGDRRDSSGSATSSAYLSSSRRSSGISPCFSSRRSSQASQSEAANTPGHHRRHHNLSSTDSYDPISTDASRRSSEASQCGGGGGVFVGGGWAGVGGGSKGMLNLTPAQHYHLKAKYAAATGGPPPTPLPNMERMSLKTRMAMMGDGQDGCGGNHALPPLVRPRRCSDGSTTNGYGGHCGYRDYRRRGYYPGEGPGNGPDRRASDPVRTQPQQTHPEFLGLPQVQRFTSLNNIHPLPPLAGLQHPTAEGRSFSLQNYTRSEGNLQRGGLLSSPCPPSIMEHAALEALAMEEEGALLLGDEDMLPDDLVQYLRSQDQADSYNNHMENHVAGDNGHLPGGELQDQGPGLNQCIHSLQQRHQQQQGLEREGPSKDGMPIQWNEVSSGSAERSPQRQPQVQAQQRCGRWAATEQHQGLGAGSSFGRFGNMVVQQQQQTVTTRDFQNHCAQPGQPQPLCRVNGGVKLEATTHSCMEMRGNGHNPTHTFGRPDFSQISVRPLPQGYSQQQYQTQNHGISRQIGDNLLLSRASVDSLSQAPALHHHPQAPAPRLQQANSSYRHPARPQQYLNAQQSTTNGSHVNLTQQNLTQQQQSLRNQASHCSLAHQVSGLKLEAPDQGYLDQSFSDQAVCFDPLETKTSSFSPMEEQCLLETMNEQVGLGGDSSVVASLLSPVADQVTSTVDSRAGGLVNVLDNVLPLDFGAMIEDVRVGYDQGSLVSGVISPSIFQGMSRNSSRLTTPRVSATFHSTAGMMPSNLSNMAIGDMSSLLTTLAEESKFLAIMQ
- the LOC110489888 gene encoding transcriptional activator GLI3 isoform X1, whose protein sequence is METQSQASSAAEKKKRVETIVATKGSSARADISEKAVASSTTSNEDESSGTPYHHHHHHHRERRNAISTQAPTPGPPGSKLGEEPSTSTEERPPLVKKELHSSLPHLVDHGLPYRGTLFAMDPRNGYLDSHYAPPQFFPAFHPPVPIDDRHAQGRYIYEPSPVPPLHVLCRPPSLAGSPAFSDISLIRISPHRNPSVGAESPFNPPHPYINPYMDYIRSLHSSPSLSMISAARGLSPADVPHTGLTTAEYYHQMALLAGHRSPYTDLLPSVASTAGATSSALHMEYLQAVESSRFPSPRLTARPSRKRALPISPLSEHSFDLQTMIRSSPNSLVTILNNSRSSSSTNGSYGHLSAGAISPALSFAYPPTPVALQMHQQLLGRQPGIVGSAFGHSPPLIHPSPAFATQRPVPGIPPPGLTPSERSVISNDSSQTKPTSESAVSSTGDPMHHKRSKIKPDEELLSPGAVCCQDHPDGMTLVKEEGDKDDSKQEPEVVYETNCHWESCHREFDTQEQLVHHINNDHIHGEKKEFVCHWDECSREQKPFKAQYMLVVHMRRHTGEKPHRCTFEGCPKAYSRLENLKTHLRSHTGEKPYVCEHEGCNKAFSNASDRAKHQNRTHSNEKPYVCKIPGCTKRYTDPSSLRKHVKTVHGPEAHVTKKQRSDAFPRPPPQSREGGNGQGRSPGQLGGYADQREYNHATSKQDECLQVKSIKTEKPMTSQPSPGGQSTCSSDQSPISAYPSHGVQLAVRGGVVGLGEGPGEEDEELEEEEGLEELEGGRDAPIMDSTVSTATAATLALQARRNVGRPMRWMEHMKMERLKQVNGGGGALVPRVGPLSPTPPPKGPAVLGSCLGRLSQPPPRPELGSTELTVLSLLRGIEHGDRRDSSGSATSSAYLSSSRRSSGISPCFSSRRSSQASQSEAANTPGHHRRHHNLSSTDSYDPISTDASRRSSEASQCGGGGGVFVGGGWAGVGGGSKGMLNLTPAQHYHLKAKYAAATGGPPPTPLPNMERMSLKTRMAMMGDGQDGCGGNHALPPLVRPRRCSDGSTTNGYGGHCGYRDYRRRGYYPGEGPGNGPDRRASDPVRTQPQQTHPEFLGLPQVQRFTSLNNIHPLPPLAGLQHPTAEGRSFSLQNYTRSEGNLQRGGLLSSPCPPSIMEHAALEALAMEEEGALLLGDEDMLPDDLVQYLRSQDQADSYNNHMENHVAGDNGHLPGGELQDQGPGLNQCIHSLQQRHQQQQGLEREGPSKDGMPIQWNEVSSGSAERSPQRQPQVQAQQRCGRWAATEQHQGLGAGSSFGRFGNMVVQQQQQTVTTRDFQNHCAQPGQPQPLCRVNGGVKLEATTHSCMEMRGNGHNPTHTFGRPDFSQISVRPLPQGYSQQQYQTQNHGISRQIGDNLLLSRASVDSLSQAPALHHHPQAPAPRLQQANSSYRHPARPQQYLNAQQSTTNGSHVNLTQQNLTQQQQSLRNQASHCSLAHQVSGLKLEAPDQGYLDQSFSDQAVCFDPLETKTSSFSPMEEQCLLETMNEQVGLGGDSSVVASLLSPVADQVTSTVDSRAGGLVNVLDNVLPLDFGAMIEDVRVGYDQGSLVSGVISPSIFQGMSRNSSRLTTPRVSATFHSTAGMMPSNLSNMAIGDMSSLLTTLAEESKFLAIMQ
- the LOC110489888 gene encoding transcriptional activator GLI3 isoform X2 codes for the protein METQSQASSAAEKKKRVETIVATKGSSARADISEKAVASSTTSNEDESSGTPYHHHHHHHRERRNAISTQAPTPGPPGSKLGEEPSTSTEERPPLVKKELHSSLPHLVDHGLPYRGTLFAMDPRNGYLDSHYAPPQFFPAFHPPVPIDDRHAQGRYIYEPSPVPPLHVPPSLAGSPAFSDISLIRISPHRNPSVGAESPFNPPHPYINPYMDYIRSLHSSPSLSMISAARGLSPADVPHTGLTTAEYYHQMALLAGHRSPYTDLLPSVASTAGATSSALHMEYLQAVESSRFPSPRLTARPSRKRALPISPLSEHSFDLQTMIRSSPNSLVTILNNSRSSSSTNGSYGHLSAGAISPALSFAYPPTPVALQMHQQLLGRQPGIVGSAFGHSPPLIHPSPAFATQRPVPGIPPPGLTPSERSVISNDSSQTKPTSESAVSSTGDPMHHKRSKIKPDEELLSPGAVCCQDHPDGMTLVKEEGDKDDSKQEPEVVYETNCHWESCHREFDTQEQLVHHINNDHIHGEKKEFVCHWDECSREQKPFKAQYMLVVHMRRHTGEKPHRCTFEGCPKAYSRLENLKTHLRSHTGEKPYVCEHEGCNKAFSNASDRAKHQNRTHSNEKPYVCKIPGCTKRYTDPSSLRKHVKTVHGPEAHVTKKQRSDAFPRPPPQSREGGNGQGRSPGQLGGYADQREYNHATSKQDECLQVKSIKTEKPMTSQPSPGGQSTCSSDQSPISAYPSHGVQLAVRGGVVGLGEGPGEEDEELEEEEGLEELEGGRDAPIMDSTVSTATAATLALQARRNVGRPMRWMEHMKMERLKQVNGGGGALVPRVGPLSPTPPPKGPAVLGSCLGRLSQPPPRPELGSTELTVLSLLRGIEHGDRRDSSGSATSSAYLSSSRRSSGISPCFSSRRSSQASQSEAANTPGHHRRHHNLSSTDSYDPISTDASRRSSEASQCGGGGGVFVGGGWAGVGGGSKGMLNLTPAQHYHLKAKYAAATGGPPPTPLPNMERMSLKTRMAMMGDGQDGCGGNHALPPLVRPRRCSDGSTTNGYGGHCGYRDYRRRGYYPGEGPGNGPDRRASDPVRTQPQQTHPEFLGLPQVQRFTSLNNIHPLPPLAGLQHPTAEGRSFSLQNYTRSEGNLQRGGLLSSPCPPSIMEHAALEALAMEEEGALLLGDEDMLPDDLVQYLRSQDQADSYNNHMENHVAGDNGHLPGGELQDQGPGLNQCIHSLQQRHQQQQGLEREGPSKDGMPIQWNEVSSGSAERSPQRQPQVQAQQRCGRWAATEQHQGLGAGSSFGRFGNMVVQQQQQTVTTRDFQNHCAQPGQPQPLCRVNGGVKLEATTHSCMEMRGNGHNPTHTFGRPDFSQISVRPLPQGYSQQQYQTQNHGISRQIGDNLLLSRASVDSLSQAPALHHHPQAPAPRLQQANSSYRHPARPQQYLNAQQSTTNGSHVNLTQQNLTQQQQSLRNQASHCSLAHQVSGLKLEAPDQGYLDQSFSDQAVCFDPLETKTSSFSPMEEQCLLETMNEQVGLGGDSSVVASLLSPVADQVTSTVDSRAGGLVNVLDNVLPLDFGAMIEDVRVGYDQGSLVSGVISPSIFQGMSRNSSRLTTPRVSATFHSTAGMMPSNLSNMAIGDMSSLLTTLAEESKFLAIMQ
- the LOC110489888 gene encoding transcriptional activator GLI3 isoform X4, producing the protein MERGEDESSGTPYHHHHHHHRERRNAISTQAPTPGPPGSKLGEEPSTSTEERPPLVKKELHSSLPHLVDHGLPYRGTLFAMDPRNGYLDSHYAPPQFFPAFHPPVPIDDRHAQGRYIYEPSPVPPLHVLCRPPSLAGSPAFSDISLIRISPHRNPSVGAESPFNPPHPYINPYMDYIRSLHSSPSLSMISAARGLSPADVPHTGLTTAEYYHQMALLAGHRSPYTDLLPSVASTAGATSSALHMEYLQAVESSRFPSPRLTARPSRKRALPISPLSEHSFDLQTMIRSSPNSLVTILNNSRSSSSTNGSYGHLSAGAISPALSFAYPPTPVALQMHQQLLGRQPGIVGSAFGHSPPLIHPSPAFATQRPVPGIPPPGLTPSERSVISNDSSQTKPTSESAVSSTGDPMHHKRSKIKPDEELLSPGAVCCQDHPDGMTLVKEEGDKDDSKQEPEVVYETNCHWESCHREFDTQEQLVHHINNDHIHGEKKEFVCHWDECSREQKPFKAQYMLVVHMRRHTGEKPHRCTFEGCPKAYSRLENLKTHLRSHTGEKPYVCEHEGCNKAFSNASDRAKHQNRTHSNEKPYVCKIPGCTKRYTDPSSLRKHVKTVHGPEAHVTKKQRSDAFPRPPPQSREGGNGQGRSPGQLGGYADQREYNHATSKQDECLQVKSIKTEKPMTSQPSPGGQSTCSSDQSPISAYPSHGVQLAVRGGVVGLGEGPGEEDEELEEEEGLEELEGGRDAPIMDSTVSTATAATLALQARRNVGRPMRWMEHMKMERLKQVNGGGGALVPRVGPLSPTPPPKGPAVLGSCLGRLSQPPPRPELGSTELTVLSLLRGIEHGDRRDSSGSATSSAYLSSSRRSSGISPCFSSRRSSQASQSEAANTPGHHRRHHNLSSTDSYDPISTDASRRSSEASQCGGGGGVFVGGGWAGVGGGSKGMLNLTPAQHYHLKAKYAAATGGPPPTPLPNMERMSLKTRMAMMGDGQDGCGGNHALPPLVRPRRCSDGSTTNGYGGHCGYRDYRRRGYYPGEGPGNGPDRRASDPVRTQPQQTHPEFLGLPQVQRFTSLNNIHPLPPLAGLQHPTAEGRSFSLQNYTRSEGNLQRGGLLSSPCPPSIMEHAALEALAMEEEGALLLGDEDMLPDDLVQYLRSQDQADSYNNHMENHVAGDNGHLPGGELQDQGPGLNQCIHSLQQRHQQQQGLEREGPSKDGMPIQWNEVSSGSAERSPQRQPQVQAQQRCGRWAATEQHQGLGAGSSFGRFGNMVVQQQQQTVTTRDFQNHCAQPGQPQPLCRVNGGVKLEATTHSCMEMRGNGHNPTHTFGRPDFSQISVRPLPQGYSQQQYQTQNHGISRQIGDNLLLSRASVDSLSQAPALHHHPQAPAPRLQQANSSYRHPARPQQYLNAQQSTTNGSHVNLTQQNLTQQQQSLRNQASHCSLAHQVSGLKLEAPDQGYLDQSFSDQAVCFDPLETKTSSFSPMEEQCLLETMNEQVGLGGDSSVVASLLSPVADQVTSTVDSRAGGLVNVLDNVLPLDFGAMIEDVRVGYDQGSLVSGVISPSIFQGMSRNSSRLTTPRVSATFHSTAGMMPSNLSNMAIGDMSSLLTTLAEESKFLAIMQ